In a single window of the Bos javanicus breed banteng chromosome 16, ARS-OSU_banteng_1.0, whole genome shotgun sequence genome:
- the C16H1orf115 gene encoding required for drug-induced death protein 1 produces MTVGARLRSKAASSLPRCGPLTRGRGRTEGDEEAAAILEHLENGAEAAESEASARRPGSRGARRVHLAVLPERYEPLEEQVPSEKPKKRYRKKLKKYGKNVGKVITKGCRYIVVGLQGFAAAYSAPFGVATSVVSFVR; encoded by the exons ATGACGGTGGGAGCCAGGCTCCGAAGCAAGGCGGCGAGCAGCCTCCCGCGTTGTGGGCCCCTGACCCGGGGGCGAGGGCGGACGGAGGGGGACGAGGAGGCAGCCGCTATCCTGGAGCATCTGGAGAACGGGGCGGAGGCGGCGGAGAGCGAGGCGAGCGCCCGGCGCCCGGGGTCCCGGGGCGCACGGAGGGTGCACCTCGCCGTTCTCCCAGAGCGCTATGAGCCGCTGGAGGAGCAGGTGCCAAGCGAGAAGCCCAAGAAGAGGTACCGGAAGAAGCTGAAGAAGTATGGCAAG AATGTTGGGAAGGTTATCACCAAAGGATGCCGCTACATCGTGGTCGGCCTGCAGGGATTCGCCGCCGCCTACTCTGCCCCATTTGGCGTGGCCACCAGCGTGGTGTCGTTCGTCCGCTAG